One Clostridia bacterium DNA window includes the following coding sequences:
- a CDS encoding DUF1569 domain-containing protein: protein MDAYIEWARNEISEVTSGARPEQMGAAPNGKWSAAQILEHLSLTYSGTAKLFERLLASAEEPQVPTPTLKQRVAILLVTGIGYFPSGREAPERVRPREVYLETIIASTLANLRKMDSMLAQAEARWGDNYRVASHPVLGPLTIRQWRKFHSMHARHHVKQIRERLATS from the coding sequence ATGGATGCATACATCGAGTGGGCGAGGAATGAGATTTCGGAAGTCACCAGTGGTGCGCGCCCCGAACAGATGGGTGCTGCGCCTAACGGCAAATGGAGTGCTGCCCAGATTCTGGAGCATCTTTCGCTGACGTACAGCGGTACGGCGAAGCTTTTCGAACGTCTGCTGGCGAGCGCGGAGGAGCCGCAGGTTCCAACCCCAACACTGAAGCAGCGCGTCGCTATCTTGTTGGTGACCGGGATCGGTTACTTCCCGTCCGGACGGGAGGCCCCTGAGAGGGTGAGGCCTCGGGAAGTGTATCTGGAGACCATCATTGCATCGACCCTGGCGAATCTCCGAAAGATGGACTCAATGCTTGCACAGGCCGAAGCGCGTTGGGGTGACAACTATCGAGTCGCGTCCCACCCTGTGCTCGGTCCGCTTACGATTCGGCAGTGGCGGAAGTTTCACTCCATGCATGCCCGGCATCATGTAAAGCAGATTCGTGAGAGGCTCGCGACAAGCTAG
- a CDS encoding TonB-dependent receptor, whose translation MHRFQRHFTLVLLLLACLMVSAAVAQETTAGLQGYVKDPTAAAVTKATVEVSAATLIGTKKLETDASGFYRFSNLPPGQYTLVVTAAGFRTVKRTGIKLETGRLPNIDITLEVGTTTETVEVTGAAPLVDVSQSKVSVTIEEQTLDKMPKGRSFQSVIPFAPGARQEPLQSRRDDPTRANGFQIDGASDSENVYMVEGLNTTNIQDGGVGKNVPFEFVQEVQIKSSSFEAEYGGALGGVVNVIQKKGANNWHGSLFTHYRSDAFNANDQCGTTPAPNALSGQQINCGLRGDPNTSFSSGTRTDQAAQYYIQMKDPRKIVEPGFEIGGPILKDRLWIFSSYVPTLDSMERTVNFNGSTNPGLRTFSRSYQQHNAMTRLDYLAFSKLRVFSSWQYGYSKTKGVLPGTPDSVYNQLNTSASTDPSTIRSDTGTVAPSSVYNFGGDWTPSSKMVVTSRFGYFFNNSEDRGRPVGLRYLYSAPLNAPAGTDPGTLGLDGALLNQAYKNTIGFSNIGPNQQFIFDAYKRKTFSSDASYFVSSFLGTHTFKVGYAWNKLSNTVLNGYNTAEVDLFYGQKYPVATNQNACDAIIAQNIAQYGANGNQCRGYAGYFVVHDGVDTAGKVTSNNHALYLQDAWNVGRGLTLNIGVRFDKEFLPPYGPGASSINFGFGDKVAPRIGGAYDVLHNGKLKLYASYGKFFDIMKYSLPRGSFGGEYWHDCVYAMDDPNFNTITPTAPGNHGCPASGPAPGVTVGRFIENVDFRRNIINPLDPGVDPNIKPMQQHEYVAGADWAIRPNLGLEVRYSRKRLDQTIEDIGITDDLGFYIGNPGSTYGDLLHRTANGLDPQCPSCPAQPKAIRNYDGLELRLTKQASEKWFGSVSYTYSRLRGNYSGLTDTDITDGNGGRHSPNNHRAFDQPQLQFDSHGNIIDGPLSTDRPHALKMFGWYRLKWWGQETTLGLTQSAFSGTPITTCWPTLGTTSSCVYVEGRGNWVDLHALPGSYQPDSTKANFCDTCGNLVSDGIQHGRRTGVFSQTDMSFNHSFRVSKNHENQRLGFEWTVSNLLNQRNVLSVFNTPFAGGGIATPKDPAVPETGVDWKAFLNGWDYVGVSNGQALTLSNRYGKPNLFQASRTMRFSVRYTF comes from the coding sequence ATGCACCGTTTTCAGAGACACTTCACGCTCGTGTTGTTGTTGCTGGCGTGCCTCATGGTCTCAGCCGCGGTCGCGCAAGAGACTACGGCTGGGCTCCAGGGCTACGTAAAAGATCCCACAGCTGCCGCAGTCACCAAGGCAACCGTGGAAGTCAGCGCAGCCACCCTCATCGGCACGAAGAAGCTTGAAACCGACGCGAGTGGTTTCTATCGCTTCTCCAACCTCCCTCCGGGCCAATACACCCTCGTTGTTACTGCCGCGGGCTTCCGGACTGTGAAGCGGACCGGCATCAAACTTGAGACCGGCCGACTCCCCAATATTGACATCACTCTCGAGGTCGGCACCACGACTGAGACAGTCGAGGTCACTGGCGCGGCACCTCTCGTTGACGTGAGCCAGAGCAAGGTTTCGGTCACCATCGAAGAACAGACGCTGGACAAGATGCCGAAGGGCCGTTCGTTCCAGTCTGTCATCCCCTTTGCCCCCGGCGCACGCCAGGAACCGCTGCAAAGCCGTCGTGACGATCCCACTCGCGCGAATGGCTTCCAGATCGATGGAGCCAGCGACTCCGAAAACGTCTACATGGTGGAAGGCTTAAACACCACAAACATCCAGGACGGCGGCGTCGGCAAGAACGTACCATTCGAATTCGTCCAGGAAGTTCAGATCAAAAGCAGCAGCTTCGAAGCTGAGTACGGCGGCGCGCTTGGCGGCGTCGTCAACGTCATCCAGAAGAAGGGTGCCAACAACTGGCACGGCAGCCTCTTCACGCACTATCGATCCGACGCATTCAATGCAAACGATCAGTGCGGCACCACGCCTGCACCGAACGCGCTCTCTGGTCAGCAGATCAATTGCGGCCTGCGCGGCGACCCCAACACCTCGTTTAGTTCCGGGACCAGGACGGACCAGGCGGCTCAGTACTATATCCAGATGAAAGATCCGCGCAAAATCGTAGAGCCCGGGTTCGAGATCGGTGGACCGATCCTGAAGGACCGCCTCTGGATCTTCAGCAGCTACGTTCCCACGCTTGACTCGATGGAGCGCACGGTCAATTTCAACGGTTCGACAAACCCCGGCCTACGAACATTCAGTCGCAGCTACCAGCAACACAATGCGATGACGCGCCTTGATTATCTGGCGTTCAGCAAGCTGCGTGTATTCAGCTCATGGCAGTATGGCTACTCCAAGACAAAGGGTGTTCTACCCGGCACGCCGGACTCCGTTTATAACCAGCTGAACACTAGCGCCAGCACCGATCCAAGCACGATTCGCTCGGATACAGGTACTGTCGCTCCTAGCTCCGTCTATAATTTCGGCGGCGACTGGACCCCGAGTTCCAAGATGGTCGTGACCTCACGATTCGGATACTTCTTCAACAACTCCGAAGATCGCGGCCGTCCCGTTGGACTTCGTTACCTGTACTCCGCCCCTCTGAATGCCCCCGCAGGTACAGACCCGGGCACACTCGGACTCGACGGAGCACTGTTGAACCAGGCGTACAAGAACACGATCGGCTTCTCGAACATTGGGCCGAACCAACAATTTATTTTCGACGCGTACAAGCGCAAGACGTTCAGCAGCGACGCTTCGTACTTCGTCAGCAGCTTCCTTGGTACCCACACCTTCAAGGTGGGATACGCTTGGAACAAGCTGTCAAACACCGTGCTGAACGGCTACAACACAGCCGAAGTTGATCTCTTCTATGGCCAGAAGTATCCGGTCGCAACCAACCAGAACGCCTGCGATGCGATCATCGCCCAAAATATCGCTCAGTACGGGGCGAACGGCAACCAGTGCCGTGGCTACGCGGGCTACTTCGTCGTCCATGACGGAGTGGATACTGCTGGCAAGGTAACCAGCAACAACCACGCGCTTTATTTACAGGACGCATGGAACGTCGGACGCGGATTAACGTTGAACATCGGTGTCCGTTTCGATAAGGAGTTCCTGCCGCCGTACGGCCCGGGTGCTTCTTCCATCAATTTCGGCTTTGGTGACAAGGTCGCGCCCCGTATCGGTGGTGCTTATGACGTGCTCCACAACGGAAAGCTGAAACTTTACGCGAGCTATGGGAAGTTCTTCGACATCATGAAGTACTCCCTGCCTCGCGGATCGTTTGGCGGTGAATACTGGCACGACTGCGTCTATGCGATGGACGACCCGAATTTCAACACCATCACGCCCACCGCGCCGGGTAACCATGGTTGCCCGGCGTCCGGCCCAGCGCCTGGCGTGACCGTCGGTCGTTTCATCGAAAACGTCGATTTCCGAAGGAACATCATCAACCCGCTGGATCCTGGAGTCGACCCGAACATCAAGCCCATGCAGCAGCATGAGTATGTGGCGGGTGCCGACTGGGCGATCAGGCCGAACCTGGGCTTGGAAGTTCGTTATTCGCGGAAACGCCTCGACCAAACTATCGAGGATATCGGCATTACCGATGACCTCGGTTTCTACATCGGCAACCCAGGCTCGACATATGGTGATCTGCTTCACCGCACTGCAAACGGCCTGGATCCCCAGTGCCCAAGCTGCCCAGCGCAGCCAAAGGCGATTCGTAACTATGACGGACTCGAGCTCCGCTTGACCAAGCAGGCATCGGAAAAGTGGTTTGGCTCCGTGTCCTACACCTATAGCCGGCTCAGAGGTAACTACTCCGGCCTTACCGATACCGACATTACGGACGGTAACGGCGGACGCCATAGCCCCAACAATCACCGCGCGTTTGATCAACCTCAGTTGCAGTTCGACTCGCACGGAAACATCATCGATGGCCCGCTCAGCACCGATCGTCCTCATGCACTGAAGATGTTCGGTTGGTATCGGCTGAAGTGGTGGGGCCAGGAGACCACGCTTGGCCTGACGCAGTCTGCGTTCTCAGGCACCCCAATCACAACCTGCTGGCCGACCCTTGGCACGACCTCGAGTTGCGTTTACGTCGAGGGACGCGGCAACTGGGTTGACCTGCACGCACTTCCCGGTAGCTATCAGCCGGATTCCACAAAAGCGAACTTCTGCGACACTTGCGGAAATCTCGTCTCGGACGGAATTCAGCACGGCAGGCGTACCGGCGTGTTCTCGCAGACAGACATGTCCTTCAACCACTCGTTCCGCGTCAGCAAGAACCACGAGAACCAGCGGCTCGGATTTGAATGGACCGTCTCGAACCTCTTGAACCAGCGGAACGTGCTGTCGGTCTTCAACACCCCGTTTGCTGGCGGTGGAATTGCTACTCCGAAAGACCCGGCCGTTCCCGAGACCGGCGTTGATTGGAAGGCCTTCCTGAACGGTTGGGACTACGTTGGCGTGAGCAACGGTCAAGCGTTGACTCTCTCCAATCGCTACGGCAAGCCGAACTTGTTCCAGGCTTCCCGTACGATGCGCTTCTCGGTGCGTTACACGTTCTAA
- a CDS encoding BadF/BadG/BcrA/BcrD ATPase family protein, translated as MAIFLGIDGGGTKTTATVASGDTVLGTASAGGCNAARCPTDQARNNLHSAIRDACSAAGVDPAQIEYACIGAAGSSRTGVRELVGSIVREIVPGKVSVVRDMVVAHEAAFLGAPGVVAISGTGSIAFGRNSLGETARAGGWGSVISDVGSGYWIGRQSVAAALRACDAGQSTVLLEKIMSTWGVEAHAEMSRACNTTPPPNYSTLFPVVQAAAVEGDSIAGNILIEAASALANLAKVVARRLWPGMQQLSVAMAGGVFMNSPTIRQAFGHALRAERKNAVVELTTLDPAIGAVRLARKMAEGIASSVEKGR; from the coding sequence ATGGCAATCTTTTTAGGTATCGACGGCGGAGGCACGAAGACCACAGCAACCGTTGCATCCGGCGATACCGTTCTTGGCACGGCCAGCGCCGGTGGTTGTAATGCCGCGCGCTGCCCCACAGACCAGGCTCGCAACAATCTGCACTCGGCCATACGCGACGCATGTAGCGCCGCTGGCGTCGATCCGGCGCAAATAGAGTATGCGTGCATTGGCGCTGCCGGCAGCTCTCGCACTGGAGTGCGTGAACTGGTGGGCAGCATCGTGCGCGAGATCGTGCCCGGCAAGGTCAGCGTGGTCAGGGATATGGTGGTGGCTCACGAGGCGGCATTCCTCGGTGCTCCCGGTGTTGTGGCTATCTCCGGCACCGGCTCCATAGCCTTTGGACGCAACAGCCTTGGAGAGACAGCGCGCGCTGGCGGTTGGGGCAGCGTCATCTCCGACGTAGGCTCCGGCTACTGGATCGGGCGCCAATCCGTCGCAGCGGCGCTGCGCGCCTGCGATGCAGGGCAGAGCACAGTTCTGCTTGAGAAAATTATGAGCACTTGGGGTGTCGAAGCACATGCAGAGATGAGCCGCGCGTGCAACACCACTCCGCCACCGAACTATTCCACGCTTTTTCCTGTTGTGCAGGCCGCCGCCGTGGAAGGCGACAGCATCGCCGGAAACATCCTGATTGAGGCGGCAAGTGCGTTGGCGAATCTGGCGAAGGTGGTCGCGCGACGGCTGTGGCCGGGGATGCAGCAGTTATCCGTCGCCATGGCTGGAGGCGTCTTCATGAACTCGCCGACCATCCGGCAGGCATTCGGCCACGCTCTGCGCGCCGAACGCAAGAACGCGGTCGTCGAACTCACTACTCTTGATCCAGCAATCGGCGCGGTGCGACTCGCCAGGAAGATGGCGGAGGGTATCGCCTCCTCTGTGGAAAAAGGCAGGTAG
- a CDS encoding 2Fe-2S iron-sulfur cluster-binding protein — MESDSARTSFHVLLTLPYGEKRISVGRDQYIWDAANSAGITLPAICHQGRCLTCAGLLEGAGQIDQSDSVGYYPQDKEAGYVLLCTGKPRTDLRIRTNQQTAMRKHRLKLGLPAPYSWVTPMDI, encoded by the coding sequence GTGGAGAGCGACTCCGCCCGTACATCCTTCCACGTTCTCTTGACATTGCCCTATGGGGAGAAGCGGATTTCGGTCGGAAGGGACCAGTACATTTGGGACGCCGCGAATTCGGCTGGCATTACGCTGCCTGCGATTTGTCATCAGGGCCGTTGCCTCACCTGCGCTGGTCTTTTGGAGGGTGCGGGGCAGATTGATCAGTCAGATTCGGTTGGATACTATCCCCAGGATAAAGAAGCTGGTTATGTGCTTCTCTGCACGGGAAAACCTCGGACAGACCTTCGCATAAGAACCAACCAACAAACCGCGATGAGAAAACATCGTCTGAAGCTTGGGCTGCCAGCACCGTACTCATGGGTCACACCTATGGATATATAA
- the uvrC gene encoding excinuclease ABC subunit UvrC encodes MDLHQKIRTLPTDPGVYMYKNAEGEVIYVGKAKNLRARVRSYFVEGASEDAKTGSLLREAVDLEYITVENEREALALENNLIKQKKPRYNILLRDDKSYPYVKLTLGERFPRVFVTRRLKKDGSAYFGPFFPANLAYRIVDLIHKHFLVPSCNIDLTRDHPRPCLQYYIKRCLGPCVAGLTTPSIYSEAIRDVRLFLEGRQGDLTHSLRERMERAAVDEQYELAAKYRDLITTVEQVSEKQRIATADGDDADVINYHYENHLLAANLFHMRTGKVLDRREFFWEDLGELEAGNRFEVGEFFGTLLKQLYVDAQYVPRQIFIPVEFEDRATLEDLLSEKRGARVHIEVPQRGDKRSLLDLVGNNAKQSYDQRFRVMKPRTDVMKSVLQDVFMLAKEPKRIECFDISHIQGAETVASMVVWEDGKMRNSEYRKFIIRTVEGVDDFASMREVITRRYKRLLEDKVLLPSLILVDGGIGQLHAAAEALQIIGLTTQPLASIAKREEIIYVYGQEDEPVILDRHSPALHLVQQVRDEAHRFAITFHRKRRQMRDRHSELLDIPGIGELTRKRLLQHFGSVESVRQANYSALTAVVNSKQADAILDHFSREAKTQATTPDSA; translated from the coding sequence ATGGACCTTCACCAGAAAATTCGGACGCTTCCCACAGACCCCGGCGTTTACATGTACAAGAACGCCGAGGGAGAGGTCATCTACGTTGGCAAGGCGAAGAACCTCCGTGCACGCGTGCGTTCCTACTTCGTTGAAGGTGCCTCTGAGGATGCCAAGACCGGGTCGCTCCTGCGCGAAGCCGTCGATCTGGAATACATCACGGTCGAGAACGAACGCGAGGCTCTCGCGCTCGAGAACAACCTGATCAAGCAGAAGAAGCCGCGCTACAACATTCTCCTGCGCGACGACAAGTCGTACCCGTACGTCAAGCTCACGCTCGGTGAACGCTTTCCGCGAGTTTTCGTCACCCGGCGACTGAAGAAAGACGGCTCAGCTTACTTCGGGCCGTTCTTCCCGGCGAACCTGGCCTATCGCATCGTAGACCTGATTCACAAGCATTTCCTCGTGCCATCGTGCAATATCGACCTGACGCGCGATCACCCGCGTCCTTGTTTGCAGTACTACATCAAGCGATGTCTCGGACCGTGTGTCGCCGGACTCACGACGCCCAGCATCTACTCGGAAGCTATCCGCGACGTTCGTCTGTTCCTTGAAGGCCGCCAGGGCGACCTGACGCATTCGTTGCGCGAACGCATGGAGCGCGCCGCCGTTGACGAGCAGTACGAGCTTGCCGCCAAGTATCGCGACCTCATTACCACCGTCGAGCAGGTCAGCGAGAAGCAGCGTATCGCCACCGCCGATGGGGACGACGCAGATGTCATCAATTATCACTACGAGAACCACCTGCTTGCCGCGAACCTTTTCCACATGCGCACAGGCAAGGTCCTCGACCGCCGTGAATTTTTCTGGGAAGACCTGGGAGAGCTCGAAGCCGGCAACCGTTTCGAGGTCGGAGAATTCTTCGGCACGCTGCTGAAGCAGCTCTACGTTGATGCGCAGTATGTTCCGCGCCAGATTTTCATTCCCGTAGAGTTCGAAGATCGCGCCACGCTCGAAGACCTGCTCAGCGAAAAGCGCGGCGCACGAGTGCACATTGAAGTTCCGCAGCGCGGCGATAAGCGTTCCCTGCTCGACCTCGTTGGCAACAACGCCAAGCAATCATATGACCAGCGCTTCCGGGTCATGAAGCCCCGCACGGATGTAATGAAGTCCGTATTGCAGGACGTATTCATGCTTGCCAAAGAACCTAAGCGCATAGAGTGTTTCGACATCTCGCACATACAGGGCGCGGAAACCGTCGCCAGCATGGTCGTGTGGGAAGACGGAAAAATGCGGAACTCCGAGTACCGCAAGTTCATCATCCGCACGGTCGAGGGCGTGGATGACTTCGCCTCCATGCGCGAAGTGATTACCCGGCGCTACAAGCGGCTGCTCGAAGACAAGGTGCTTCTACCCTCGCTCATCCTGGTGGACGGCGGCATCGGACAACTCCATGCAGCGGCGGAAGCATTGCAGATCATCGGTCTCACTACACAGCCGCTCGCGTCGATTGCCAAGCGCGAAGAGATCATCTACGTGTACGGACAGGAGGACGAGCCCGTTATCCTGGACCGGCATTCTCCGGCACTACACCTCGTACAGCAGGTGCGCGACGAAGCTCATCGCTTCGCCATCACCTTCCACCGCAAGCGTCGCCAGATGCGGGACCGTCACAGCGAATTGCTCGACATCCCCGGCATCGGCGAACTCACTCGCAAACGACTCCTGCAACATTTCGGCTCAGTGGAGTCGGTCCGGCAAGCCAACTACTCCGCGCTTACAGCAGTCGTTAACAGTAAGCAGGCAGACGCCATTCTCGACCACTTCAGTCGCGAAGCTAAGACTCAAGCCACCACACCCGACAGCGCATGA
- a CDS encoding tetratricopeptide repeat protein, with product MTKLVGWAVVGLLLSTGVAAAQSSGPQKPKASQRTQMPAENEPAPRSDDGAGHSSSKDTRIDLSPPRGDAMMHPNSEIPADVTEMRPYDPHKAEKNIEIGDFYFKKKNFEAAASRYREALSWKPNDAVATFRLGQSLESLGQGADARQAYEEYLKILPNGPSAEYAKKAVERLPKPEDKKASLKINE from the coding sequence ATGACAAAGCTTGTAGGTTGGGCTGTGGTGGGGCTATTACTTTCGACCGGCGTAGCAGCCGCGCAAAGCTCCGGCCCGCAAAAGCCGAAGGCTAGCCAACGCACCCAGATGCCTGCCGAAAATGAGCCTGCGCCGCGCTCCGACGACGGAGCAGGTCACAGTTCGAGCAAGGATACGCGCATCGACCTTTCCCCGCCCCGGGGCGACGCGATGATGCATCCGAACAGCGAGATTCCTGCCGACGTCACCGAGATGAGACCCTACGACCCGCACAAAGCGGAGAAGAACATTGAAATAGGGGACTTCTACTTCAAGAAGAAGAATTTTGAGGCGGCAGCTAGCCGCTATCGCGAAGCGCTATCGTGGAAGCCGAACGACGCAGTGGCGACATTCCGGCTCGGGCAGTCGCTGGAGAGCCTTGGACAGGGTGCCGATGCGCGGCAGGCCTACGAGGAGTATCTGAAGATCCTGCCGAACGGGCCATCTGCAGAATATGCCAAGAAAGCCGTTGAGCGCCTGCCGAAGCCTGAAGACAAAAAAGCCAGCTTGAAAATTAATGAGTAG
- the dps gene encoding DNA protection during starvation protein, whose product MQETVKHGDVTQRVGVETIRARGVDVEKLIQMLIANAAAEFASTYYYYTILRMHLAGHEDYKEICEDARLEDRAHFELIVPRIYELGGELPNDLPTFHNIAGCVAAKLPDPPTAVNILTTLLEAERCAIRSWSAVCDVTFGKDPRTYDLASRILNEEIEHEAWFIELLAFERDKKSVPSGHFRRGEPGEAPYSKNRPFYIGS is encoded by the coding sequence ATGCAGGAGACTGTGAAACACGGGGATGTCACTCAACGAGTGGGTGTGGAAACCATTCGCGCGCGCGGTGTCGACGTGGAAAAACTGATCCAAATGTTGATCGCCAACGCTGCCGCCGAATTCGCCAGTACTTACTATTACTACACGATCCTGAGAATGCATCTTGCAGGTCACGAAGATTACAAGGAGATTTGCGAAGATGCCCGTCTGGAGGATCGGGCGCACTTCGAGCTGATCGTCCCGCGTATTTACGAGTTAGGTGGAGAACTGCCCAATGACCTGCCAACGTTCCACAACATCGCAGGCTGTGTTGCGGCTAAATTGCCCGATCCACCAACGGCCGTGAACATCCTAACGACTCTGCTCGAGGCCGAGCGGTGTGCGATTCGGAGCTGGAGCGCCGTTTGCGACGTAACATTCGGCAAGGACCCCAGAACCTACGACTTGGCATCTCGCATTTTGAACGAAGAAATCGAGCACGAAGCGTGGTTCATTGAACTACTCGCGTTCGAACGCGACAAGAAATCTGTGCCATCAGGCCACTTCCGGCGCGGAGAACCCGGCGAAGCACCTTACAGCAAAAATCGACCCTTCTACATCGGGTCATAA
- a CDS encoding redoxin domain-containing protein yields MNTLRVGDFAPDFTLRAVNGGVKIRVPLSDYRDTKNVVLAFHPLNWTDVSQSQIVAYQRDLESFAAYDAQVLAISVDSIVGITAWEKAIGPIDFPLCSDFYPHGDVAKRYRLFCKEPPHQGVSARAVSVLDKAGRIRFVKVYGWDELPDNEECFQVLKRLQLQGAA; encoded by the coding sequence GTGAACACACTGAGAGTTGGAGATTTCGCCCCCGATTTCACCCTCCGAGCCGTGAATGGCGGTGTCAAAATCAGGGTGCCGCTCAGCGACTACCGAGACACCAAAAACGTCGTTCTGGCATTTCACCCACTGAACTGGACCGACGTTTCACAAAGCCAGATAGTTGCGTACCAAAGAGACTTGGAATCATTCGCTGCCTACGATGCTCAGGTGCTGGCTATTAGCGTCGATTCCATCGTAGGCATTACTGCCTGGGAAAAGGCGATTGGACCTATAGATTTTCCGCTCTGTAGCGATTTCTACCCTCACGGCGATGTTGCCAAAAGATACAGACTTTTTTGTAAAGAACCGCCGCACCAAGGCGTGAGCGCAAGGGCAGTGTCTGTCCTGGACAAAGCCGGGCGGATTCGTTTCGTCAAGGTATATGGGTGGGATGAGCTACCCGACAATGAAGAATGTTTTCAGGTCTTGAAGAGGTTGCAGTTGCAGGGAGCGGCTTAG
- a CDS encoding OmpA family protein has protein sequence MIARVPVVAVLLLGSMAFTAGCASKKHVARETAPIINKVNELDDLTSKTTREIRDTDQRAQQGIQGVQAKASEVDQKATTAGQQAEQAQQLASKAVTGVDQLTQQVANLDNYRPVAETSVHFGFDKADLSKKAKEVLDQLASQIPNTKGYIVAVEGGTDSTGDKDYNYQLSQRRADTVIQYMAQNHNIPAHKIYLIGLGEDKPAAKNTSAQGRAENRRVDVRLMTNVVGQPAQTSAQQ, from the coding sequence ATGATCGCCCGAGTTCCAGTGGTAGCAGTTCTCTTGCTGGGCAGCATGGCATTCACAGCCGGATGTGCCAGCAAGAAGCATGTGGCACGTGAAACCGCACCCATTATCAACAAGGTCAATGAATTGGATGATCTGACCTCGAAGACGACTCGCGAGATCCGCGACACCGACCAGCGCGCTCAGCAAGGCATCCAAGGCGTTCAGGCCAAAGCCTCCGAAGTCGACCAGAAAGCCACAACGGCAGGCCAGCAGGCAGAGCAGGCACAGCAGTTGGCCTCCAAGGCCGTGACTGGCGTCGATCAGCTGACGCAGCAGGTGGCGAATCTGGACAACTATCGTCCGGTTGCGGAGACGAGCGTTCATTTCGGTTTCGACAAGGCTGATTTAAGCAAGAAGGCGAAGGAAGTTCTGGACCAACTTGCATCGCAGATCCCGAACACCAAGGGCTACATTGTGGCCGTCGAGGGTGGCACGGATTCAACAGGCGACAAGGACTACAACTACCAACTGAGCCAACGCCGCGCCGACACCGTAATTCAGTACATGGCGCAGAACCACAACATCCCCGCGCACAAGATCTATTTGATCGGGTTGGGCGAGGACAAGCCAGCTGCGAAAAACACAAGCGCACAAGGCCGCGCGGAGAACCGCCGCGTTGATGTTCGGCTGATGACGAACGTAGTGGGTCAGCCGGCCCAGACGTCTGCACAGCAATAA
- a CDS encoding prepilin peptidase: MDLYTFYAMAAVSLFGLAFGSFLNVCIYRLPRGLSVVKPRSACPKCGSEIAAYDNIPVLSWVFLRGRCRRCGTPITPRYAIVELTTALLFLACFVVFQPFIGLVIKFCIFSFLTLGLIFTDCENRLLPDKLTLTGALVGLALSVLPAFSPQLLDMFVGGPFSPSAHGAELLTAFDWGWRSFANSLLGALVGAGFIWGVGELYFRLRGMVGMGFGDVKLMAMIGAFLGVWSVLLTIFLGSVIGAVLGIAQFPLLWRKRVSSPSMMRRYPDKKERRREAYESAMRCLRLPFGTFLGIAALVTVFFGDAILRWYLGRF; encoded by the coding sequence GTGGACCTTTACACGTTCTACGCGATGGCGGCGGTTTCCCTGTTCGGACTCGCGTTCGGGAGTTTTTTGAATGTCTGCATCTACAGGCTTCCGCGCGGACTTTCCGTGGTGAAACCCCGTTCGGCTTGCCCCAAGTGCGGCTCCGAGATTGCGGCATATGACAATATTCCGGTGCTGAGTTGGGTGTTCTTGCGCGGGCGTTGTCGCCGTTGCGGGACGCCGATTACGCCGCGTTACGCGATCGTTGAGCTGACCACCGCGCTCTTGTTCCTGGCGTGCTTCGTGGTGTTCCAGCCTTTCATCGGACTCGTCATCAAGTTCTGTATCTTCTCCTTCCTCACGCTCGGGCTCATTTTTACCGACTGTGAAAATCGATTGCTGCCGGACAAACTGACACTGACGGGAGCCCTCGTCGGACTCGCACTCAGCGTCCTTCCGGCCTTTTCTCCTCAGCTACTCGATATGTTTGTCGGCGGTCCGTTCTCTCCCTCTGCCCATGGTGCGGAGCTGCTGACAGCATTCGATTGGGGATGGCGTTCGTTCGCCAATTCTTTGCTGGGTGCGCTTGTCGGCGCGGGATTTATCTGGGGTGTGGGCGAATTGTATTTCCGTTTGCGCGGCATGGTCGGCATGGGCTTCGGGGACGTGAAGCTGATGGCAATGATCGGCGCATTCCTGGGTGTCTGGTCGGTGCTGCTCACAATCTTCCTGGGCTCGGTGATTGGTGCGGTACTGGGCATCGCGCAATTCCCGCTGCTCTGGCGAAAGCGCGTCAGTTCGCCGTCCATGATGCGCCGCTATCCGGATAAGAAAGAGCGCAGACGCGAGGCATATGAGTCAGCGATGCGATGCCTACGGCTGCCCTTTGGAACGTTTCTCGGTATCGCGGCGCTGGTGACGGTGTTCTTCGGCGACGCAATCCTGCGCTGGTACCTGGGGCGCTTCTGA